A window from Citrus sinensis cultivar Valencia sweet orange chromosome 5, DVS_A1.0, whole genome shotgun sequence encodes these proteins:
- the LOC102606853 gene encoding putative RING-H2 finger protein ATL69 — MSTANPPVVASTAATTTTGVGLGYGIAIAVSILVLISTIMLASYACIRVKANANRGGGSGGGSSSNSNPTPNFDAVDSGLAGVLVLGLDGTVINTYPKIILGESMRMPGPNDYGPCSICLCDYKPKDSVRCIPDCHHCFHADCVDEWLRMSATCPLCRSSPATPLAEVVPLASHAR; from the coding sequence ATGTCCACAGCAAACCCACCGGTGGTAGCTTCCACGGCGGCGACGACGACAACCGGCGTCGGCCTCGGCTATGGCATCGCTATTGCCGTTAGTATTCTTGTCCTAATATCCACCATAATGCTTGCTTCTTATGCTTGCATTCGAGTTAAAGCAAATGCAAATCGTGGTGGTGGTAGCGGTGGTGGTAGCAGTAGTAACAGTAATCCCACGCCCAATTTTGATGCCGTTGACTCGGGGCTGGCGGGTGTGTTAGTGTTAGGTTTAGATGGGACAGTTATAAACACGTATCCCAAGATTATATTGGGCGAGAGTATGAGAATGCCCGGACCAAATGACTATGGCCCGTGCTCTATTTGTTTGTGTGATTACAAGCCTAAGGATTCAGTACGTTGCATTCCAGATTGTCATCACTGTTTCCATGCTGATTGTGTTGACGAATGGCTCCGGATGAGTGCCACGTGTCCTTTGTGTAGAAGTTCTCCTGCTACTCCTTTGGCTGAGGTTGTGCCTTTGGCTTCCCATGCCAGGTGA